In Micromonospora sp. NBC_01813, the following are encoded in one genomic region:
- a CDS encoding prephenate dehydrogenase, whose product MWQSHRVQVAVIGLGLIGGSALRAFAAAGHRVFGYDADPATRATARTAAARAAAGARWQVAPTVRDTVADADLVLLAVPLPAVGQVLDEVAAVGYSGLVTDVTSVKEPVLRLVDRHLHRQHDRTAGFVGGHPMAGRETSGFTAADPDLFAGCSWVLCLEPQATAISDWLTMASAVTGLGARVVPATAQEHDRAVAAISHVPHLLASALAATAATDPLAWSLAAGSFRDGTRVAASRPELVAAMCGGNATAVRAALDEVLAALAGARAALDATEPIPTLAPWLTTGSTARTGWPPQPGKPLELPARPDALLRLGRAGGWVTAVAADRRTVTAVRPAPVDPAD is encoded by the coding sequence ATGTGGCAGAGTCACCGCGTGCAGGTGGCGGTGATCGGGCTGGGGCTGATCGGTGGTTCCGCGCTGCGCGCGTTCGCCGCCGCCGGGCACCGGGTGTTCGGATACGACGCGGACCCGGCCACCAGGGCGACGGCACGCACGGCGGCCGCGCGGGCGGCTGCGGGCGCCCGCTGGCAGGTCGCTCCGACGGTACGGGACACGGTCGCCGACGCGGATCTGGTGCTGCTGGCGGTGCCGTTGCCGGCGGTGGGCCAGGTGCTCGACGAGGTCGCCGCCGTGGGCTACTCCGGTCTGGTCACCGACGTCACCTCCGTGAAGGAGCCGGTGCTGCGGCTCGTCGACCGGCACCTGCACCGCCAACACGACCGTACGGCCGGATTCGTCGGCGGTCATCCGATGGCCGGTCGGGAAACCTCCGGTTTCACCGCCGCCGATCCGGACCTGTTCGCCGGATGTTCCTGGGTGCTGTGCCTGGAGCCACAGGCCACCGCGATCAGCGACTGGCTGACGATGGCGTCGGCGGTGACCGGCCTCGGCGCCCGGGTGGTGCCGGCCACCGCGCAGGAGCACGATCGGGCGGTCGCCGCGATCAGTCACGTACCGCATCTGCTGGCCTCGGCGCTGGCCGCCACCGCCGCGACGGATCCGCTGGCCTGGTCGCTGGCCGCCGGCTCGTTCCGGGACGGCACCCGGGTCGCGGCCAGCCGTCCCGAACTGGTCGCGGCGATGTGCGGCGGCAACGCCACCGCGGTCCGCGCGGCACTGGACGAGGTGCTGGCCGCGCTCGCGGGGGCGCGGGCGGCGCTGGACGCCACCGAGCCGATCCCGACGTTGGCGCCGTGGTTGACCACTGGCAGCACGGCCCGGACCGGCTGGCCGCCGCAGCCCGGCAAGCCGCTGGAGTTGCCGGCCCGACCGGATGCGCTGCTGCGGCTGGGCCGGGCCGGCGGGTGGGTCACCGCGGTCGCCGCCGACCGGCGTACGGTCACCGCGGTCCGACCCGCACCGGTCGACCCGGCGGACTGA
- the mtnA gene encoding S-methyl-5-thioribose-1-phosphate isomerase, protein MRTIDWVDDAVEIIDQTALPDRTTVLRLSTVDEVIAAIQSLAVRGAPAIGVAGALGVALAARLHADDESALADAVGRLRAARPTAVNLARGVDRAAARIPSGAPAVLAEAVALLDEEQAAAAAMARLGADLLGELCPPRPRLLTHCNTGALATVTGGTALGVVAELHRRGALGAVIASETRPLLQGARLTAWELTRLGVDFRVAVDGAGPFLMARGLIDAVIVGADRICANGDTINKIGTYAHALGAHRAGLPFVVVAPESTVDPNTAAGTDVEIEDRGSAEVVGFAGIRSTPAGTEAVNPAFDVTPADLVTVVVTDQRVIRLDRGERI, encoded by the coding sequence ATGCGCACCATCGACTGGGTCGACGACGCCGTCGAGATCATCGACCAGACCGCCCTGCCCGACCGGACCACAGTGCTGCGGTTGTCCACCGTCGACGAGGTGATCGCCGCGATCCAGTCGCTCGCCGTACGGGGTGCGCCGGCCATCGGGGTGGCCGGTGCGCTCGGCGTGGCGCTCGCCGCCCGGCTGCACGCCGACGACGAGTCCGCGCTGGCCGACGCCGTCGGTCGGCTGCGCGCCGCCCGCCCCACCGCGGTCAACCTCGCCCGCGGCGTCGACCGTGCCGCCGCCCGTATCCCGTCCGGCGCACCGGCCGTGCTCGCCGAGGCGGTCGCCCTGCTGGACGAGGAGCAGGCGGCCGCCGCGGCGATGGCCCGGCTCGGCGCCGACCTGCTCGGCGAACTCTGCCCGCCACGGCCCCGGCTGCTGACCCACTGCAACACCGGCGCGCTCGCCACCGTCACCGGCGGCACCGCGCTCGGCGTGGTCGCCGAACTCCATCGCCGAGGCGCGCTCGGGGCTGTGATCGCCAGCGAGACCCGACCACTGCTGCAGGGCGCCCGGTTGACCGCCTGGGAGCTGACCCGGCTGGGCGTCGACTTCCGGGTGGCGGTCGACGGTGCCGGCCCGTTCCTGATGGCCCGGGGCCTGATCGACGCGGTGATCGTCGGCGCGGACCGGATCTGCGCCAACGGTGACACGATCAACAAGATCGGGACGTACGCGCACGCGCTCGGCGCGCACCGGGCCGGGCTGCCGTTCGTTGTCGTAGCGCCCGAGTCGACGGTCGACCCGAACACCGCCGCCGGGACCGACGTCGAGATCGAGGACCGGGGGTCGGCCGAGGTCGTCGGTTTCGCCGGCATCCGCAGCACCCCGGCCGGCACCGAGGCGGTGAATCCCGCGTTCGACGTGACACCGGCGGACCTGGTCACCGTCGTCGTCACCGATCAGCGGGTGATCCGGTTGGACCGCGGCGAGCGGATCTGA
- a CDS encoding PHP domain-containing protein — translation MSAARDPIADLRRIAFLLERANEATYRVRAFRSAAGALAGLPIDEVTSRAVAGTLTELAGVGEVTARCVTESLAGEEPVYLRRLLATEGTDLDAAATALRAALRGDCHTHSDWSDGGSPIEEMALAAVELGHEYLVLTDHSPRLTVARGLTAARLRRQLDHVAAVNAALPEGFRILTGIEVDILPDGSLDQSDDLLDRLDVVVGSVHSNLRDDRARMTRRMLAAVANPRLDILGHCTGRMVTSRPAGVTGPGDRGHRARSRPPSDFDAQAVFAACAEHGKAVEINSRPERQDPPKRLIRLAVETGCLFAIDTDAHAPGQLDWQGFGCARAALCGVEPDRVVNTWSARRLVDWAASHQAAAP, via the coding sequence GTGAGCGCTGCCCGGGATCCGATCGCCGACCTGCGTCGGATCGCGTTCCTGCTCGAACGCGCCAACGAGGCGACCTATCGGGTGCGGGCGTTCCGGTCGGCCGCCGGGGCGCTCGCCGGGCTGCCCATCGACGAGGTGACCAGCCGGGCGGTCGCCGGCACCCTGACCGAGCTGGCCGGGGTCGGCGAGGTGACCGCCCGGTGCGTGACCGAGTCGCTGGCCGGCGAGGAGCCGGTCTATCTGCGGCGGCTGCTGGCCACCGAGGGCACCGATCTGGACGCGGCCGCGACGGCGCTGCGGGCCGCGCTGCGCGGTGACTGCCACACCCACTCGGACTGGTCCGACGGCGGCTCGCCGATCGAGGAGATGGCGTTGGCCGCGGTGGAGCTCGGTCACGAGTACCTGGTGCTGACCGACCACTCGCCCCGACTCACCGTCGCGCGGGGGTTGACCGCTGCCCGGCTGCGTCGCCAGTTGGACCACGTCGCGGCCGTGAACGCGGCGCTGCCCGAGGGTTTCCGGATCCTCACCGGCATCGAGGTGGACATCCTGCCCGACGGCTCGCTCGACCAGTCCGACGACCTGCTCGACCGGCTCGACGTGGTGGTCGGGTCGGTGCACAGCAACCTGCGCGACGATCGGGCCCGGATGACCCGGCGGATGCTGGCCGCTGTCGCCAACCCACGGCTGGACATCCTGGGCCACTGCACCGGCCGGATGGTTACCTCCCGGCCGGCCGGGGTCACCGGCCCGGGTGACCGCGGGCACCGGGCCCGTTCCCGTCCGCCGAGCGACTTCGACGCGCAGGCGGTCTTCGCCGCATGCGCCGAGCACGGCAAGGCCGTCGAGATCAACTCTCGGCCGGAGCGGCAGGACCCGCCGAAGCGGCTGATCCGGCTAGCGGTGGAGACCGGTTGTCTGTTCGCCATCGACACCGACGCGCATGCTCCCGGCCAGCTCGACTGGCAGGGCTTCGGGTGTGCCCGGGCCGCGCTCTGCGGGGTCGAACCCGACCGGGTCGTCAACACCTGGTCGGCGCGGCGGCTGGTCGACTGGGCCGCGTCGCATCAGGCCGCCGCACCGTAG
- a CDS encoding DUF885 domain-containing protein has product MGRVDDISDRYVDQWARLNPIGATYVGIAGYDNQLDDLSPDGYAQRATLTRDTLRDLDVAEPQTEAERVARDAMAERLGLELARYDAGEETSELSVITSALHQLRQVFDLMPTEGTEAVANIAARLDRYPQALDQVRATLLDAATAGHVAPRAQMLKVADQCDVWTDPNADDFFHGLAGRLTAPATLAADLRRSASAATAATVAFGRFLRTELAPLGRATEAAGRDRYELASQYFLGARIDLAETYAWGFFELDRIEQEMRRVAAEIAGHGARVDEAVHLLDADPARTIAGSDAFREWMQTLADRTIDDLHGTHFDIPEQVRRIECRLAPTSDGSIYYTGPSEDFSRPGRMWWAVPHGLTEFSTWREVTTVYHEGVPGHHLQIAQTQVRADLLNRWQRLLCWCSGHGEGWALYAERLMDELGYLADPGDRLGMLDGQALRAARVIVDMGMHLELTIPPNSFNFHPGQRWTPELGWEFLRAHCRVPDEILRFELDRYLGWPGQAPAYKVGERIWLQARADAQARKGADFDLKEFHRTALDLGVLGLDPLRSALARL; this is encoded by the coding sequence ATGGGACGTGTTGATGACATCAGCGACCGCTATGTCGATCAGTGGGCGCGGTTGAACCCCATCGGCGCCACCTATGTCGGCATCGCCGGATACGACAACCAGCTCGACGATCTGTCACCCGACGGGTACGCGCAGCGCGCCACGCTGACCCGCGACACGCTGCGGGACCTGGACGTCGCAGAGCCGCAGACCGAGGCGGAACGCGTCGCCCGTGACGCCATGGCCGAGCGGCTCGGACTTGAGTTGGCCCGCTACGACGCCGGCGAGGAGACCAGCGAGCTCAGCGTCATCACCAGCGCCCTGCACCAACTGCGCCAGGTGTTCGACCTGATGCCGACGGAGGGCACCGAGGCGGTGGCCAACATCGCCGCCCGACTGGACCGGTACCCGCAAGCCCTCGATCAGGTCCGGGCCACCCTGCTGGACGCCGCCACGGCCGGACACGTCGCGCCCCGGGCGCAGATGCTCAAGGTGGCCGACCAGTGTGACGTCTGGACCGATCCGAACGCCGACGACTTCTTCCACGGCCTGGCCGGGCGGCTGACCGCGCCGGCCACCCTCGCCGCCGACCTGCGTCGGTCGGCGTCGGCGGCGACCGCGGCGACCGTCGCGTTCGGCCGCTTCCTGCGCACCGAGCTGGCACCGCTCGGCCGGGCCACCGAAGCCGCCGGGCGGGACCGCTACGAGCTTGCCTCCCAGTACTTCCTGGGCGCCCGCATCGACCTGGCGGAGACGTACGCCTGGGGCTTCTTCGAGCTCGACCGCATCGAGCAGGAAATGCGGCGGGTGGCCGCCGAGATCGCCGGACACGGCGCCCGGGTGGACGAGGCCGTCCACTTGCTGGACGCGGACCCGGCCCGGACCATCGCCGGCAGCGACGCCTTCCGCGAGTGGATGCAGACGTTGGCCGATCGGACCATCGACGACCTGCACGGCACCCACTTCGACATCCCCGAACAGGTCCGGCGGATCGAGTGCCGCCTGGCGCCGACCAGTGACGGCAGCATCTACTACACCGGTCCGAGCGAGGACTTCTCCCGGCCGGGTCGGATGTGGTGGGCGGTGCCCCACGGGTTGACCGAGTTCTCCACCTGGCGTGAGGTGACCACGGTCTACCACGAGGGCGTCCCCGGCCATCACCTGCAGATCGCTCAGACGCAGGTCCGAGCCGACCTGCTCAACCGCTGGCAACGGCTGCTCTGCTGGTGCTCCGGCCACGGCGAGGGCTGGGCGTTGTACGCCGAACGGCTGATGGACGAGCTGGGCTACCTGGCCGACCCCGGTGACCGGCTCGGAATGCTCGACGGGCAGGCGCTACGCGCGGCCCGGGTGATCGTCGACATGGGCATGCATCTGGAGCTGACCATCCCGCCGAACTCGTTCAACTTCCATCCGGGACAACGGTGGACCCCCGAGCTGGGGTGGGAGTTCCTGCGGGCGCACTGCCGGGTGCCGGACGAGATCCTCCGTTTCGAGCTGGACCGCTACCTGGGCTGGCCGGGGCAGGCTCCCGCGTACAAGGTGGGGGAACGGATCTGGCTGCAGGCTCGCGCCGATGCGCAGGCGCGCAAGGGTGCCGACTTCGACCTCAAGGAATTCCACCGTACGGCGCTCGACCTCGGTGTGCTGGGTCTCGACCCGCTGCGTTCAGCGTTGGCCCGCCTTTGA
- a CDS encoding polysaccharide biosynthesis protein, translating to MSTTRASRLARSGPAVAVAGVLANGLAYLAPMLGGRTLPAAELSALATVLALAAIGSVPGLGLQIAVAVHRARDGRDSAGRLAWIAAGICTAAVLAAGPLLIDALQLSIAMVVLLSLATGTAVLGCRWLGELQGDQRFVRLAVAMTVLAVTRYGGIIGALVAGLDATGALLTGVVVGVGTLPVLAWLAAGARPPATVAGVDRTPVGEATSGGTIAGFAADSRLTAAAVITASSATLAMLALSYADLIMARYLLSPGDSGGYAIGAVLTKGAIWAPQVVTIIALPRLARGDRRARRIALGLVALCGAALVSASALAGGLAFRLAGGPDYAYLGGYAPYFAAVGALYALVFVMVNAQVAAGARRPATPLWITTVGLLGWLLVTRPGSIQEVVVAALVAAVFATAVTAMAMRRTPMPVPTGDQPPPAG from the coding sequence TTGAGTACCACCCGGGCGAGCCGGCTGGCCCGGTCCGGTCCAGCGGTGGCGGTGGCCGGTGTGCTCGCAAACGGGTTGGCCTACCTGGCACCGATGCTCGGCGGCCGGACGCTACCGGCCGCCGAACTCAGCGCGTTGGCCACCGTACTGGCGTTGGCGGCGATCGGTTCGGTGCCGGGCCTGGGACTGCAGATCGCGGTCGCGGTGCACCGGGCGCGTGACGGTCGGGACTCGGCCGGACGGCTCGCCTGGATCGCCGCCGGCATCTGCACCGCGGCGGTGCTGGCCGCCGGCCCGCTGCTGATCGACGCCCTGCAGCTGTCCATCGCCATGGTGGTGCTGCTCAGCCTCGCCACCGGCACGGCGGTGCTCGGTTGCCGGTGGCTCGGCGAGTTGCAGGGAGACCAGCGGTTCGTCCGCCTCGCCGTGGCCATGACGGTGCTGGCGGTGACCCGCTACGGCGGCATCATCGGTGCTTTGGTCGCCGGGTTGGACGCGACCGGCGCGCTGCTGACCGGAGTGGTGGTCGGCGTGGGCACCCTGCCGGTCCTCGCCTGGCTGGCCGCCGGGGCCCGGCCACCGGCCACCGTGGCCGGGGTCGATCGCACACCGGTCGGCGAGGCAACGAGCGGCGGCACCATCGCCGGGTTCGCGGCCGACAGCCGGTTGACCGCCGCCGCGGTGATCACCGCGAGCAGCGCCACCCTGGCGATGCTGGCGCTCTCCTACGCCGATCTGATCATGGCCCGTTATCTGCTGTCTCCGGGCGACTCGGGCGGGTACGCCATCGGCGCGGTGCTGACCAAGGGCGCGATCTGGGCACCGCAGGTGGTCACCATCATCGCGCTGCCCCGGCTGGCCCGGGGCGATCGCCGCGCACGCCGGATCGCGCTCGGACTGGTCGCCCTGTGTGGAGCGGCGCTGGTATCGGCGTCAGCGCTGGCCGGCGGGCTGGCCTTCCGGCTCGCCGGCGGCCCGGACTACGCCTACCTCGGTGGGTACGCGCCGTACTTCGCCGCAGTGGGCGCCCTCTACGCGCTCGTCTTCGTGATGGTCAACGCGCAGGTCGCCGCCGGTGCACGGCGGCCGGCGACCCCGCTGTGGATCACCACGGTCGGGTTGCTGGGCTGGCTGCTGGTCACCCGGCCCGGTTCCATCCAGGAGGTGGTGGTGGCCGCGCTGGTCGCCGCGGTGTTCGCCACCGCCGTGACGGCGATGGCGATGCGGCGTACCCCGATGCCGGTGCCGACCGGCGACCAGCCGCCGCCTGCCGGATGA
- a CDS encoding ATP-binding protein, translating to MNALTWQVARDFTSGITQVRLAGALTDTELVRLAPVLRRCLVEEPLGLIVELDDVTVASPIGLRVFAILQGGGAGHRPAMHLSARPDSPTGQLARRSISDLVSVQETVSDAVKLVEAAPRSPYRWHEYLTPSSYSPGRARRLIDEACRSWQLGALVDEAMVIGSELVSNAVEHAGTELDITTTRLAGAIRISVRDRAPELPKPADRSVHGNLRGRGRGLAIIEALASDWGYAGLSDGKAVWAALRLPD from the coding sequence GTGAACGCCCTCACCTGGCAGGTGGCCCGTGACTTCACCAGCGGCATCACCCAGGTGCGGCTCGCCGGTGCCCTGACCGACACCGAGCTGGTACGTCTCGCCCCAGTGCTCAGGCGATGTCTGGTCGAGGAGCCCCTGGGCCTGATCGTGGAGCTCGACGACGTGACCGTCGCCAGCCCGATCGGCCTGCGGGTCTTCGCCATCCTGCAAGGGGGCGGTGCTGGACACCGGCCCGCCATGCATCTGAGCGCCCGTCCGGACTCACCGACCGGGCAGTTGGCCAGACGAAGCATCAGCGACCTGGTGAGTGTGCAGGAGACGGTGTCCGACGCGGTCAAGCTCGTCGAGGCGGCACCGAGATCGCCGTACCGCTGGCACGAGTACCTGACGCCGAGTTCGTACTCGCCCGGTCGGGCCCGCCGGCTGATCGACGAGGCGTGCCGTTCGTGGCAACTGGGCGCCTTGGTCGACGAGGCGATGGTGATCGGTTCCGAACTGGTCAGCAACGCGGTCGAGCACGCCGGCACGGAGCTGGACATCACCACCACCAGGCTGGCCGGAGCGATCCGGATCAGCGTCCGGGACCGGGCGCCGGAGCTGCCGAAACCCGCCGACCGCAGCGTTCACGGCAACCTCCGAGGTCGAGGTCGCGGGCTGGCCATCATCGAGGCGCTGGCCAGTGACTGGGGGTATGCCGGCCTGTCCGACGGCAAGGCGGTCTGGGCGGCGCTGCGGCTGCCCGACTGA
- a CDS encoding STAS domain-containing protein: MHEIRVSPPEARHCVVEASGELDMAASGELCAAVVAMRPADVDWIIVNLAEVTLIDSSAVKELVDAHHAAATRGQILIVRDPRPIVARVLRVTGVATLLGVPPVDRPGTIYGGPVDPGQPG; encoded by the coding sequence ATGCACGAGATCCGGGTGTCACCGCCCGAAGCCCGGCACTGCGTGGTCGAGGCCTCTGGTGAGCTGGACATGGCCGCCTCAGGTGAACTCTGCGCGGCGGTCGTCGCCATGCGTCCGGCCGACGTCGACTGGATCATCGTCAACCTGGCTGAGGTGACGCTGATCGACTCCAGCGCGGTCAAGGAACTGGTCGACGCGCATCATGCGGCCGCCACCCGAGGGCAGATCCTGATCGTGCGCGACCCTCGGCCGATCGTCGCCCGGGTGCTGCGGGTGACCGGGGTCGCGACGTTGCTCGGGGTCCCACCGGTCGACCGCCCGGGAACTATCTACGGTGGACCTGTCGACCCGGGGCAGCCGGGGTGA
- a CDS encoding DoxX family protein, with protein MPLSIRLPEITMTAFRMVLGLLFALHGAATLFGVFGGHRGSGEAATIGAWPTWWAALIQFVGGLLVLTGLGTRAAAIICSGSMAYAYFVVHQPDALLPLNNGGELAALFCWSFLLVAAVGPGRYSLDALLHRRREVALAPEPATV; from the coding sequence ATGCCCCTGTCCATCCGCCTACCCGAGATCACCATGACGGCGTTCCGTATGGTCCTCGGCCTGCTGTTCGCGCTGCACGGCGCCGCGACCCTGTTCGGTGTCTTTGGTGGGCACCGTGGCAGCGGCGAGGCCGCCACCATCGGCGCATGGCCCACCTGGTGGGCTGCCCTGATCCAGTTCGTCGGTGGCCTGCTGGTCCTCACCGGACTCGGCACCCGGGCGGCGGCCATCATCTGCTCCGGCTCGATGGCGTACGCGTACTTCGTGGTCCACCAGCCCGACGCGCTGCTCCCGCTGAACAACGGTGGCGAACTCGCCGCCCTGTTCTGCTGGTCCTTCCTGCTCGTCGCGGCGGTCGGACCCGGTCGCTACTCGCTCGACGCCCTGCTGCACCGCCGCCGGGAGGTCGCGCTGGCCCCGGAGCCGGCCACCGTCTGA